Proteins encoded by one window of Triplophysa rosa linkage group LG19, Trosa_1v2, whole genome shotgun sequence:
- the rgs14b gene encoding regulator of G-protein signaling 14 isoform X1, protein MSLKGNYIGVSNGAMTLAVSDGELNVLEIDERAVTQYSSSNSSLPTVPTEGARGVGQVASWAVSFERLLEDPMGIRYFTAFLKSEVSAENILFWLACEKYRKIPAHQTEQLRREAHLIYNSFLSSNATSSINIDDRVRVEERDVQNPHPDIFEKSQQQIFKLMKFDSYTRFVRSQLYQSCMLANVEGRPLPGPDSRGKLLTSARHTSTSPKEQVKADSRNKEWLKVKPSTAEADDVVERRKAKDKRKEKRESWGEPSFSSKTALRSSEAEKLVARSAEGKADKYCCVFLPDGTASLTPARPGLTVRDMLTGVCEKRGLPLSDIIIYLHGKDKQPLSLDQDSSVLKDQQVFLELRVTFAVKVAFTGKTMAVVVKSNKMLQDALAAMLNKYRLRPQDATVTMGGSGHIISMNTPVTFLANKTLILNRAVDETNNSKSLPPPSVHDRRGAVDANMFPTGILRSTARQKNPGLRRTYDMEGLVELMNRAQCCSADDQRGLLKKEDLMLPQFLQLPLGEVEDTETSTSLDESCSNMSSLEMDSPAVPNSPDPPESGCSNPARETVV, encoded by the exons AGCTGAATGTGCTGGAGATAGATGAGCGAGCAGTGACGCAGTACTCCAGCAGTAACTCCAGTCTGCCCACTGTACCCACTGAAGGAGCCAGAGGAGTGGGCCAGGTGGCCAGCTGGGCTGTTAGCTTTGAGAGGCTGCTGGAAGACCCTATGGGCATTCGCTATTTCACA GCATTCCTGAAATCTGAGGTCAGTGCTGAGAACATCTTATTCTGGCTGGCTTGCGAGAAGTACCGCAAGATACCTGCCCATCAAACTGAACAG TTGAGAAGAGAGGCTCACTTGATTTACAACAGCTTCCTGTCCAGCAATGCAACCTCTTCCATCAACATAGATGACAGGGTACGAGTGGAGGAGAGAGATGTACAAAACCCCCATCCTGATATCTTTGAAAAGTCCCAACAACAG ATCTTCAAGCTGATGAAGTTTGACAGCTATACTCGCTTCGTGCGCTCACAGCTCTATCAGAGCTGCATGCTGGCTAATGTGGAGGGCAGACCACTACCGGGACCCGACTCACGTGGCAAACTCCTCACTTCAGCCAGACACACCAGCACTTCACCCAAGGAGCAAGTCAAAGCTGACAGCAGAAATAAAGAG TGGTTAAAGGTCAAGCCAAGTACAGCAGAGGCTGATGATGTGGTTGAGAGGAGGAAGGCCAAGGACAAACGCAAAGAGAAGAGAGAATCTTGGGGAG AACCATCTTTCAGCTCCAAGACGGCACTGAGGAGTTCAGAG GCTGAGAAATTAGTGGCACGTTCTGCAGAAGGAAAGGCTGATAAGTACTGCTGTGTGTTCCTGCCTGACGGCACAGCCTCTCTGACCCCGGCCCGACCCGGTCTCACCGTCCGTGACATGCTCACCGGCGTGTGTGAGAAAAGAGGTCTTCCTCTGTCAGACATCATCATCTACCTACATGGCAAAGATAAA caACCACTATCTTTGGATCAGGACAGTTCTGTACTGAAGGACCAGCAGGTGTTTTTGGAACTGAGGGTAACTTTTGC AGTAAAGGTAGCATTTACAGGTAAGACCATGGCCGTTGTTGTAAAGTCCAATAAGATGCTGCAGGACGCCCTTGCTGCAATGCTTAACAAATACCGCCTCAGGCCGCAGGACGCCACCGTTACCATG GGTGGAAGTGGACACATAATAAGTATGAACACCCCTGTCACATTTCTGGCCAATAAGACACTAATTCTAAATAGAG CTGTGGATGAAACCAACAACTCAAAGAGTCTCCCACCTCCTTCAGTACAT GACCGGAGAGGTGCTGTGGATGCAAACATGTTCCCTACAGGAATTCTCAGATCAACCGCCAGACAGAAGAACCCTGGACTGAGGAGAACCTATGACATGGAAG GTTTGGTGGAGTTGATGAACCGAGCCCAGTGCTGCAGCGCTGATGATCAGAGAGGCCTCCTGAAGAAAGAAGATCTGATGTTACCTCAGTTTCTCCAGTTACCCCTGGGGGAGGTTGAGGACACAGAGACGAGCACATCACTGGACGAGTCTTGTTCTAATATGAGCTCTCTCGAAATGGATTCTCCTGCTGTTCCAAACTCACCAGACCCACCTGAGAGCGGCTGTTCAAACCCAGCTCGAGAAACTGTGGTGTGA
- the rgs14b gene encoding regulator of G-protein signaling 14 isoform X2 produces MSLKGNYIGVSNGAMTLAVSDGELNVLEIDERAVTQYSSSNSSLPTVPTEGARGVGQVASWAVSFERLLEDPMGIRYFTAFLKSEVSAENILFWLACEKYRKIPAHQTEQLRREAHLIYNSFLSSNATSSINIDDRVRVEERDVQNPHPDIFEKSQQQIFKLMKFDSYTRFVRSQLYQSCMLANVEGRPLPGPDSRGKLLTSARHTSTSPKEQVKADSRNKEWLKVKPSTAEADDVVERRKAKDKRKEKRESWGEPSFSSKTALRSSEAEKLVARSAEGKADKYCCVFLPDGTASLTPARPGLTVRDMLTGVCEKRGLPLSDIIIYLHGKDKQPLSLDQDSSVLKDQQVFLELRVTFAVKVAFTGKTMAVVVKSNKMLQDALAAMLNKYRLRPQDATVTMGGSGHIISMNTPVTFLANKTLILNRAVDETNNSKSLPPPSVHNKDIHKAIFPTMVVNGGQELFGHKHSSKYLSLCSSEQRNLNRFGTIGGE; encoded by the exons AGCTGAATGTGCTGGAGATAGATGAGCGAGCAGTGACGCAGTACTCCAGCAGTAACTCCAGTCTGCCCACTGTACCCACTGAAGGAGCCAGAGGAGTGGGCCAGGTGGCCAGCTGGGCTGTTAGCTTTGAGAGGCTGCTGGAAGACCCTATGGGCATTCGCTATTTCACA GCATTCCTGAAATCTGAGGTCAGTGCTGAGAACATCTTATTCTGGCTGGCTTGCGAGAAGTACCGCAAGATACCTGCCCATCAAACTGAACAG TTGAGAAGAGAGGCTCACTTGATTTACAACAGCTTCCTGTCCAGCAATGCAACCTCTTCCATCAACATAGATGACAGGGTACGAGTGGAGGAGAGAGATGTACAAAACCCCCATCCTGATATCTTTGAAAAGTCCCAACAACAG ATCTTCAAGCTGATGAAGTTTGACAGCTATACTCGCTTCGTGCGCTCACAGCTCTATCAGAGCTGCATGCTGGCTAATGTGGAGGGCAGACCACTACCGGGACCCGACTCACGTGGCAAACTCCTCACTTCAGCCAGACACACCAGCACTTCACCCAAGGAGCAAGTCAAAGCTGACAGCAGAAATAAAGAG TGGTTAAAGGTCAAGCCAAGTACAGCAGAGGCTGATGATGTGGTTGAGAGGAGGAAGGCCAAGGACAAACGCAAAGAGAAGAGAGAATCTTGGGGAG AACCATCTTTCAGCTCCAAGACGGCACTGAGGAGTTCAGAG GCTGAGAAATTAGTGGCACGTTCTGCAGAAGGAAAGGCTGATAAGTACTGCTGTGTGTTCCTGCCTGACGGCACAGCCTCTCTGACCCCGGCCCGACCCGGTCTCACCGTCCGTGACATGCTCACCGGCGTGTGTGAGAAAAGAGGTCTTCCTCTGTCAGACATCATCATCTACCTACATGGCAAAGATAAA caACCACTATCTTTGGATCAGGACAGTTCTGTACTGAAGGACCAGCAGGTGTTTTTGGAACTGAGGGTAACTTTTGC AGTAAAGGTAGCATTTACAGGTAAGACCATGGCCGTTGTTGTAAAGTCCAATAAGATGCTGCAGGACGCCCTTGCTGCAATGCTTAACAAATACCGCCTCAGGCCGCAGGACGCCACCGTTACCATG GGTGGAAGTGGACACATAATAAGTATGAACACCCCTGTCACATTTCTGGCCAATAAGACACTAATTCTAAATAGAG CTGTGGATGAAACCAACAACTCAAAGAGTCTCCCACCTCCTTCAGTACAT aacaaagacatccataaagcaattttccctactatggtagtcaatggtggccaagaactgtttggtcacaagcattcatccaaatatctttctctgtgttcatcagaacaaagaaacttaaacagatttggaacaattgggggtgagtaa
- the rgs14b gene encoding regulator of G-protein signaling 14 isoform X3 translates to MEAFLKSEVSAENILFWLACEKYRKIPAHQTEQLRREAHLIYNSFLSSNATSSINIDDRVRVEERDVQNPHPDIFEKSQQQIFKLMKFDSYTRFVRSQLYQSCMLANVEGRPLPGPDSRGKLLTSARHTSTSPKEQVKADSRNKEWLKVKPSTAEADDVVERRKAKDKRKEKRESWGEPSFSSKTALRSSEAEKLVARSAEGKADKYCCVFLPDGTASLTPARPGLTVRDMLTGVCEKRGLPLSDIIIYLHGKDKQPLSLDQDSSVLKDQQVFLELRVTFAVKVAFTGKTMAVVVKSNKMLQDALAAMLNKYRLRPQDATVTMGGSGHIISMNTPVTFLANKTLILNRAVDETNNSKSLPPPSVHDRRGAVDANMFPTGILRSTARQKNPGLRRTYDMEGLVELMNRAQCCSADDQRGLLKKEDLMLPQFLQLPLGEVEDTETSTSLDESCSNMSSLEMDSPAVPNSPDPPESGCSNPARETVV, encoded by the exons GCATTCCTGAAATCTGAGGTCAGTGCTGAGAACATCTTATTCTGGCTGGCTTGCGAGAAGTACCGCAAGATACCTGCCCATCAAACTGAACAG TTGAGAAGAGAGGCTCACTTGATTTACAACAGCTTCCTGTCCAGCAATGCAACCTCTTCCATCAACATAGATGACAGGGTACGAGTGGAGGAGAGAGATGTACAAAACCCCCATCCTGATATCTTTGAAAAGTCCCAACAACAG ATCTTCAAGCTGATGAAGTTTGACAGCTATACTCGCTTCGTGCGCTCACAGCTCTATCAGAGCTGCATGCTGGCTAATGTGGAGGGCAGACCACTACCGGGACCCGACTCACGTGGCAAACTCCTCACTTCAGCCAGACACACCAGCACTTCACCCAAGGAGCAAGTCAAAGCTGACAGCAGAAATAAAGAG TGGTTAAAGGTCAAGCCAAGTACAGCAGAGGCTGATGATGTGGTTGAGAGGAGGAAGGCCAAGGACAAACGCAAAGAGAAGAGAGAATCTTGGGGAG AACCATCTTTCAGCTCCAAGACGGCACTGAGGAGTTCAGAG GCTGAGAAATTAGTGGCACGTTCTGCAGAAGGAAAGGCTGATAAGTACTGCTGTGTGTTCCTGCCTGACGGCACAGCCTCTCTGACCCCGGCCCGACCCGGTCTCACCGTCCGTGACATGCTCACCGGCGTGTGTGAGAAAAGAGGTCTTCCTCTGTCAGACATCATCATCTACCTACATGGCAAAGATAAA caACCACTATCTTTGGATCAGGACAGTTCTGTACTGAAGGACCAGCAGGTGTTTTTGGAACTGAGGGTAACTTTTGC AGTAAAGGTAGCATTTACAGGTAAGACCATGGCCGTTGTTGTAAAGTCCAATAAGATGCTGCAGGACGCCCTTGCTGCAATGCTTAACAAATACCGCCTCAGGCCGCAGGACGCCACCGTTACCATG GGTGGAAGTGGACACATAATAAGTATGAACACCCCTGTCACATTTCTGGCCAATAAGACACTAATTCTAAATAGAG CTGTGGATGAAACCAACAACTCAAAGAGTCTCCCACCTCCTTCAGTACAT GACCGGAGAGGTGCTGTGGATGCAAACATGTTCCCTACAGGAATTCTCAGATCAACCGCCAGACAGAAGAACCCTGGACTGAGGAGAACCTATGACATGGAAG GTTTGGTGGAGTTGATGAACCGAGCCCAGTGCTGCAGCGCTGATGATCAGAGAGGCCTCCTGAAGAAAGAAGATCTGATGTTACCTCAGTTTCTCCAGTTACCCCTGGGGGAGGTTGAGGACACAGAGACGAGCACATCACTGGACGAGTCTTGTTCTAATATGAGCTCTCTCGAAATGGATTCTCCTGCTGTTCCAAACTCACCAGACCCACCTGAGAGCGGCTGTTCAAACCCAGCTCGAGAAACTGTGGTGTGA